In one Alnus glutinosa chromosome 14, dhAlnGlut1.1, whole genome shotgun sequence genomic region, the following are encoded:
- the LOC133857510 gene encoding pathogenesis-related thaumatin-like protein 3.5, whose amino-acid sequence MVISSKLFPLLLLFPLGFVASATVFTFNNQCTYTVWPGILSGNGPTLGNGGFSLKPGQSVQLTARAGWSGRFWARTECNFDPSGKGTCVTGDCNGSLHCVLSGELPATLAEFTIASDPTNMDFYDVSLVDGYNVGMSVRATGGKGECQYAGCVADLNDDCPKELQVTNSNSNSNSNLVVACKSACTAFNTAEYCCTGDHSTPQTCSPTRYSMMFKNACPNAYSYAYDDASSICTCSGSDYLITFCPTGRDH is encoded by the exons ATGGTGATAAGTTCCAAGCTTTTTCCCCTTCTTCTCTTGTTTCCATTAG GTTTTGTAGCTTCAGCAACCGTGTTTACCTTCAACAATCAATGCACCTACACAGTTTGGCCTGGTATTCTCTCAGGGAATGGACCGACACTGGGGAATGGTGGGTTCTCCTTGAAACCGGGGCAGTCAGTCCAGCTCACAGCCCGAGCAGGCTGGTCGGGGCGGTTCTGGGCTAGAACCGAGTGCAACTTTGACCCCTCGGGCAAAGGCACATGTGTCACTGGCGATTGCAATGGCTCGCTCCACTGTGTTCTCAGTGGCGAGCTGCCAGCAACGCTAGCCGAGTTCACAATCGCATCTGATCCCACTAATATGGACTTCTATGACGTGAGCCTTGTGGATGGGTACAACGTTGGAATGAGTGTAAGGGCTACCGGGGGAAAAGGTGAATGCCAATACGCAGGTTGCGTGGCAGACTTGAACGATGACTGCCCAAAGGAGTTGCAAGTcacaaactcaaactcaaactcaaactcaaacttGGTGGTCGCATGCAAGAGCGCATGCACGGCATTCAACACTGCCGAGTATTGCTGCACCGGGGATCACTCGACGCCGCAGACTTGCTCCCCCACCCGTTACTCAATGATGTTCAAGAATGCGTGTCCGAACGCGTATAGTTATGCCTACGATGATGCTTCAAGCATATGTACTTGTTCCGGATCCGATTATCTGATCACGTTTTGCCCGACAGGTCgtgatcattaa
- the LOC133857511 gene encoding histidine-containing phosphotransfer protein 4-like, with product MPGKSLKQQVAAFRQSLFCEEILNGQFTCLEELEGEDNPNFIETIVNMYLNESPKYIDTIEQTLEATPIDVANLERCLYKFKGSSSSIGANKVTIEITKMLNCCISGDIEG from the exons ATGCCTGGCAAGTCCTTGAAACAACAGGTTGCCGCCTTTAGGCAATCCCTCTTTTGtgag GAAATCCTCAATGGCCAGTTCACTTGTTTGGAGGAGTTGGAGGGTGAGGACAATCCGAACTTTATTGAGACAATTGTCAATATGTATTTGAACGAGTCGCCAAAGTATATAGATACCATAGAACAAACATT ggAGGCAACCCCCATCGATGTTGCTAATCTTGAAAGGTGTCTTTATAAGTTCAAAGGGAGCAGCTCCAG CATTGGTGCTAATAAGGTGACTATTGAAATCACTAAAATGCTGAATTGCTGCATTAGTGGCGACATAGAGGGGTAA
- the LOC133857514 gene encoding histidine-containing phosphotransfer protein 4-like, whose translation MASKSLEQQIATIRQSLFTEELILDEQFAKLEELEGEDDPNFAENFANIYLSESTKYIDTIEQTFEAIALDVAKLDECLDSFQRDSACLGANKVIIEITKMLHCCRRGDMEG comes from the exons ATGGCTAGCAAGTCCTTGGAACAACAGATTGCCACCATTAGGCAATCCCTCTTTACtgag GAATTAATCCTTGATGAGCAGTTCGCTAAATTGGAGGAGTTGGAGGGTGAGGACGATCCAAACTTTGCTGAGAATTTTGCGAATATTTATTTGAGCGAGTCGACAAAGTATATAGATACCATAGAACAAACATT TGAAGCAATCGCCCTCGATGTTGCTAAGCTGGATGAATGTCTTGATTCCTTCCAACGCGACAGCGCCTG CCTTGGTGCTAATAAGGTGATTATTGAAATCACTAAAATGCTTCATTGTTGCAGGAGAGGCGATATGGAGGGGTAA